One Streptomyces umbrinus genomic window, AACAGTCCTCGATGCGATACGGCTCCAACCTGATCCCTATTCCTGTCTGTGTCTGCTGCGCGGCCGGTGTCCCGGAAGCCGGGATAGGCTGTTCAGCAAGGGCGTTGTCCGAGGAGACAGTGGGGCGGCCAGCGGCCGGAGCCCATATGCCTCGGAAGAGATGTACGCGGTCACCCGTGGTGGTCTGCTTCGTTCGTAAGCCAGCGCCAGGTAAGCGATGAGCCCGGTCCCATCTGCCGGCTGGCGCGAGGTGACGGCGGCCAGCGACCGGGCGAGCGGAGTGGCGTCCATACCGTAATGGGCGAGCACGGCGACTGCCCGCGCGTGGGCCTCCCCGTCGTGCCGAACGTAATCCCGGATCGGGATGTGGAGGGTGAAACCGCTCGGTAGGCCGGTCGTCGTCTCCGTGAAGGAGTGGCAGGCCAGGGCGGGCAGCCCGCAGAGTCGTGCGTCCGCCGAGGTTCCGGCCCCGGAGCGCGTCCCGCTGTGGTACCCCGCCGCGATCCGGAAGAAGGCTTCCACGGTCGCCTGCTCCGGGCCGGAATCCATGCGCGGCAGACTGCCCGCCTCGGCGACCGCCAAGTTGTGATGCCTGAGGTAAATCTTCACTCTGGGTGCGTCCCAGTCGCCCAGGTCCAGGGCGAAGAACGGATAGCCGTCGGCTGGGGGCAGTGCGGTGTACGCCTGCTGGTAGCCGAGCCGTCCCAGCGCCTCACGGATCGTCTCGCCAGCGCGTTCCGGCCCGGATGCCGCAGGGTTCAGATACACCTTAAGCCTGGGGACACCACCCGGACGTAACTCCAGTGCGCACCACAAGGCCAGAGGGCCCTGCGAGGCGGGAGGGAAGAACAGGTCCTCCAGGTGGTCGAGGCGATGGGAAGAAAACCCCCAGCGCTCCGTCATCGCGTGGATGACGCGTAATCCGACGCGTCCGTTGTCCACCAGGCTGGCGGCATCGCAGCCCGGTTCCAGCAGTACGCGCAGCGTCGGGGTCTCACCGGGCTGGAAAGAGAGCGAAAACTCCACCGGCGTGTGGTCGTCGGACAGGAAGCTGCGGGAGGGCGGCGGCAAGTCCAGTGGGCGTTCGGCCGCCGTGCCCAGCGACTCGGCCAGGACACTAGCGTAGGTTTCTGCGTCGGCTGCATCCAGCCCCACGACGTCGCACAGCCGCCGCAACTGGTCCGCCGTGAACCTGCCGAGTGTCTTGGTTAGCCTCGTACTTCCGCCGCTGGTGCGAGATGGGGTCATCGGATCCCCCTCCACGAGTCGGAGGGCATGCGAAAATGCCCGTCCTTGCAGACGGGTATCTCAACTTCGGACACGTCCGGTTCGCTCCGTATAGGGAAGGCGCGATTCCTGCGATGAAGCGAGGTGGCGTAACGCTGAGCGGCGCCGGTGGCAATGGATATGTGGTTCACCACGCCTGTACGAGACGGAACTGCGGGATGGCGAGGCCCGCTCCGGCGGCGCATGGCCGCCCTAGTGCGCCGGGCCCAGGCGAGCGACTCGTCGTTGCCACGCAGGTTGGGCCGATGCGCGACGAATTCGACCAAGTGGACGGCCGCTTCCATGCCTAGGACCGCAGCCTTCATGTCATAGCCGACGGTGGACAGCTCCGCTACCGCAGTGTCCGGGTCAGACGCGTAGCGGGTAGCGTCGTCACCCTCGTGGTCCTCGGTCCAGGACCCGCTGCAGCCGAACGTATACAGGGACACGACTACGGATCCCAGTTCCCTGGCCGCTGCCTTGTATCCCATGCCGTTGCGTACCGATTCCACCAGCAGAACGGTGCGATTGCTTTCACCCATGGCGTCCGTCTCTTCGACGAGCCCAGATGGGCCTAGGGTTGCGGCGGCGCAGCGGTCGTGCCGCCGCAGCAACACCGATACGACGAATGCGCCGCGGCCGCCGGTCACGAGGCACCGCCGTGCTCGCGGAAGAGGCTGTCGAGCCGGAGCTTGTCCAAGGTCTCGCCTTCTCGGAGCCGCCTGACCACGAGCAGGCACGGTGTGCCGAACTCGCCGCCGGGGAAGGTCCGCATCCGCATGGAACCGACGCACAATGACCAGGAGGGGGCCCGCCCCTTGGGAAGTTCCTGGCCCGACTCGGCGTCGAACACCCTGGTATTGCCGGTGAGCAGCACCCCGGCGCCGAGCTTCGCCCCGCGCTCCACCCGAGCGCCCTCCACGATCATCGATCGGGAACCGATGAACGCGTCGTCCTCCACCACGACCGGGACTGCTCCGACGGGCTCCAGCACCCCTCCCAGGCCCGCTCCCCCAGAGAGGTGGACGTTGGCCCCTACCTGCGCGCAAGAGCCGACAGTCGCCCAGGTGTCGATCATGGAGCCAGGCCCGACATATGCGCCGACATTGATGAATGACGGCATCAGCACGGCCCCGCGCGCCACGTGACTGCCGAAGCGCGCGATCGCTCCTGGCACGACACGTACCCCGTCGAAGCGCCGTTTAAGCGGCAGCCGGTCGCGGTAGCGAAACGGCCCCGCCTCGGACTCCTCAACCTCGAACAACCGGAAGGACAGCAGAATGGCCCGGCGGGCCCACTCGTCAACCACCACCTCGTCCGTCGCCGGATCCACCGCGGCAACCGTGGCGGCGCCGCTGTCGAGTAGATCCAGCGCCTCCAAAACGGACTGGCGTGGCGCGTGGTCTGCCGTCGTCAACTCGGCACGGCGTTCCCACAGTTCGTCGATACCCCCGGGAA contains:
- a CDS encoding 2,3,4,5-tetrahydropyridine-2,6-dicarboxylate N-succinyltransferase, which translates into the protein MTTKPVLQTGSSGSRLGDSPVPGGIDELWERRAELTTADHAPRQSVLEALDLLDSGAATVAAVDPATDEVVVDEWARRAILLSFRLFEVEESEAGPFRYRDRLPLKRRFDGVRVVPGAIARFGSHVARGAVLMPSFINVGAYVGPGSMIDTWATVGSCAQVGANVHLSGGAGLGGVLEPVGAVPVVVEDDAFIGSRSMIVEGARVERGAKLGAGVLLTGNTRVFDAESGQELPKGRAPSWSLCVGSMRMRTFPGGEFGTPCLLVVRRLREGETLDKLRLDSLFREHGGAS
- a CDS encoding tryptophan dimethylallyltransferase family protein produces the protein MTPSRTSGGSTRLTKTLGRFTADQLRRLCDVVGLDAADAETYASVLAESLGTAAERPLDLPPPSRSFLSDDHTPVEFSLSFQPGETPTLRVLLEPGCDAASLVDNGRVGLRVIHAMTERWGFSSHRLDHLEDLFFPPASQGPLALWCALELRPGGVPRLKVYLNPAASGPERAGETIREALGRLGYQQAYTALPPADGYPFFALDLGDWDAPRVKIYLRHHNLAVAEAGSLPRMDSGPEQATVEAFFRIAAGYHSGTRSGAGTSADARLCGLPALACHSFTETTTGLPSGFTLHIPIRDYVRHDGEAHARAVAVLAHYGMDATPLARSLAAVTSRQPADGTGLIAYLALAYERSRPPRVTAYISSEAYGLRPLAAPLSPRTTPLLNSLSRLPGHRPRSRHRQE